The following proteins are co-located in the Halarcobacter sp. genome:
- a CDS encoding ABC transporter substrate binding protein, whose amino-acid sequence MSSSFLEAKPNVLLLHSYHPSSVWTHEINSGIKSVFNDPNQYNIYIEYMDTKRYNSEIHFNNLKNVYQEKYKNLKFDVILSSDNNAFNFLKKYNQSLFRNTPVVFSGVNNFKKEQIKDYENFTGVPEKNDIKRNYDLIIKLHPKTKTIYNLVDSTPTGKSVKKQMQQVINKYNKNITFEFLDQLTMKELISKLKVLPKNSVVFHNAFYKTKDDKFLDHSNLKNFIKDYINVPVYTTARGLLGKGIIGGYIVNGYSQGKEAAKMAKKILNGVDIKNLHPLVESPNTYIFDFSQLKKFNININNLPNDSIFINKKLSPLELYIKEIITTIVIFVLLIVYIITLLININKRKKAEVFIRKQLSFQQDLIDNVNTPIYYKNLKKEYIGCNKAFEKLINTPKDEILNKTAYDLTDLETAKYFHEQDDILLHTKKVQVYESSSNIDGKGIKDLKFYKNLFYHDEEMAGIVGVIFDITESKALTYELNRTLQTVDKNVIISKTDIKGRVIYVSKAFCEISGYNESELIGKTHTFLTTNLISNKTLEDIIQTISNKQIWSGELLNKNKNGELFTLYTIITPEYDKNGDFINYTAISQDITAKKQMEQAKNEIEKLNIEIKDTQKEVVFRMGAIAEARSKETGQHVKRVAEYSKLLALHYGLEEEEAEILKQASPMHDIGKVAIPDNILKKPGKLTDEEFEIMKTHTTIGYEMLRGSDRPILKTAAIVAFEHQEKYDGSGYPRGLKGDNIHIYGRISALADVFDALGSDRCYKKAWEDEKIFALFKEQKGKHFDPKLINIFFEHLDEFLVIREKFKDE is encoded by the coding sequence TTGAGCAGTTCTTTTTTAGAAGCCAAACCAAATGTATTATTATTGCACTCCTACCATCCTTCATCTGTTTGGACACATGAGATAAACAGTGGTATAAAATCAGTTTTTAATGACCCAAACCAATACAATATTTACATAGAATATATGGATACAAAAAGATATAATTCAGAGATTCACTTTAATAACTTAAAAAATGTATATCAAGAAAAATACAAAAATCTTAAATTTGATGTTATTCTTTCTTCAGACAATAATGCCTTCAATTTTTTAAAAAAATACAACCAATCTTTATTTAGAAACACACCAGTAGTTTTTTCAGGAGTAAATAATTTTAAAAAAGAACAAATAAAAGATTATGAAAACTTTACAGGAGTTCCTGAAAAAAATGATATAAAAAGAAACTATGATCTTATAATTAAACTTCACCCAAAAACAAAAACTATTTATAATCTAGTAGATTCTACACCTACTGGGAAAAGTGTAAAAAAACAGATGCAACAAGTAATTAATAAATATAATAAAAATATTACTTTTGAATTTTTAGACCAACTAACAATGAAAGAATTAATTTCTAAGCTAAAAGTTTTACCAAAAAACAGTGTAGTGTTTCACAATGCTTTTTACAAAACAAAAGATGATAAATTTTTAGACCATTCTAATTTAAAAAATTTTATAAAAGACTACATAAATGTTCCAGTTTATACTACAGCAAGAGGTTTATTAGGAAAAGGTATTATAGGTGGATATATTGTAAATGGTTATTCCCAAGGTAAAGAAGCGGCAAAAATGGCTAAAAAGATTCTAAATGGTGTAGATATTAAAAACTTACACCCTTTAGTTGAAAGTCCAAATACTTATATTTTTGATTTTTCCCAATTAAAAAAATTTAATATTAATATAAATAATCTTCCAAATGATAGCATTTTTATAAATAAAAAATTATCCCCTCTAGAGTTATATATCAAAGAGATAATTACAACAATCGTTATTTTTGTATTATTAATAGTTTATATAATTACCTTATTAATAAATATAAATAAAAGAAAAAAAGCTGAAGTTTTTATACGAAAACAATTAAGCTTTCAACAAGATTTAATAGATAATGTCAATACTCCTATTTACTATAAGAATCTAAAAAAAGAGTATATTGGTTGTAATAAAGCCTTTGAAAAACTAATTAATACCCCTAAAGATGAAATTTTAAATAAAACAGCCTATGATTTAACTGATTTAGAAACTGCTAAATATTTCCATGAACAAGATGATATATTATTACATACAAAAAAAGTACAAGTATATGAATCAAGTTCAAATATAGATGGGAAAGGGATAAAAGATTTAAAATTTTATAAAAACTTATTCTACCATGATGAAGAAATGGCAGGAATTGTAGGTGTGATATTTGATATAACAGAATCAAAAGCCTTAACTTATGAACTTAATAGAACACTACAAACAGTTGATAAAAATGTAATTATCTCTAAAACAGATATCAAAGGCAGAGTTATATATGTGAGTAAAGCATTTTGTGAAATTTCAGGATATAATGAAAGTGAGCTTATTGGTAAAACACACACATTCTTAACAACAAATTTAATATCAAATAAAACCCTTGAAGACATAATACAAACAATTTCAAATAAACAAATCTGGAGTGGTGAACTTCTAAATAAAAATAAAAATGGAGAGTTATTTACTCTATATACTATTATCACTCCTGAATACGATAAAAATGGAGATTTCATAAATTATACAGCAATTAGCCAAGATATAACAGCAAAAAAACAAATGGAACAAGCAAAAAATGAGATTGAAAAATTAAATATAGAGATAAAAGATACTCAAAAAGAGGTTGTATTTAGAATGGGTGCAATAGCAGAAGCTAGGTCAAAAGAAACAGGACAACATGTAAAAAGAGTTGCTGAATACTCTAAGCTTTTGGCACTTCACTACGGACTTGAAGAGGAAGAAGCTGAAATACTAAAACAAGCTAGCCCTATGCATGATATAGGAAAAGTTGCGATTCCAGATAATATTCTAAAAAAACCTGGTAAATTGACAGACGAAGAGTTTGAGATTATGAAAACTCATACAACAATTGGTTATGAGATGTTAAGAGGTTCAGATAGACCAATACTAAAAACAGCAGCAATTGTAGCTTTTGAACATCAAGAAAAATATGATGGAAGTGGTTATCCTAGAGGTTTAAAAGGTGATAATATTCATATTTATGGAAGAATCTCTGCTTTAGCTGATGTATTTGATGCTTTAGGTAGTGATAGATGTTATAAAAAAGCTTGGGAAGATGAAAAAATATTTGCACTATTTAAAGAACAAAAAGGTAAACATTTTGATCCTAAACTAATAAATATATTTTTTGAACATTTAGATGAGTTCTTAGTAATTAGAGAGAAATTTAAAGATGAATAA
- a CDS encoding DMT family transporter, which yields MKDIRIQGMLLAALGVFIISFDALLVRLANVDASVISFYRGLFMGISMLILFKRSSNKSWLPVNKREFMNFAFVIQLSALGTCLFVFSVKYTAAANTVVLLATSSFFAAIFSYFLLKEKIQKRTLLAIVVSFIGVFIVFGNSFTITGNILGDMFGVALAVTMGLELTMLRKYAHFPTMLIISLSGFLVAAVMFAFNDKIFDISLETLFWLSIMGFIQIPFAMYFIFISTKYITSAEVSLFTTIETTMAPIWLWIFLNEIPPKMTIIGGTLVVCAIFINALPNIIKMKKK from the coding sequence TTGAAAGATATTAGAATTCAAGGGATGCTCCTTGCTGCATTGGGAGTTTTTATAATAAGCTTCGATGCGCTACTTGTAAGACTTGCAAATGTTGATGCCTCTGTTATCTCTTTTTATAGAGGTCTTTTTATGGGAATAAGCATGCTAATTCTTTTTAAAAGAAGTAGTAATAAATCATGGCTTCCTGTAAATAAAAGAGAGTTTATGAATTTTGCTTTTGTTATCCAGCTTTCAGCTTTAGGTACTTGTTTGTTTGTATTTTCTGTAAAATATACAGCTGCTGCTAATACAGTTGTACTTTTAGCAACTTCATCTTTTTTTGCTGCAATATTTAGCTACTTTTTACTAAAAGAGAAGATTCAAAAGCGTACATTACTAGCTATTGTAGTATCTTTTATAGGAGTTTTTATAGTATTTGGAAACTCTTTTACCATAACTGGCAATATCCTAGGAGATATGTTTGGAGTAGCTTTAGCTGTAACTATGGGGTTAGAATTAACAATGTTAAGAAAATATGCTCATTTTCCTACAATGCTTATAATTTCTCTTAGTGGATTTCTTGTAGCTGCTGTTATGTTTGCTTTTAATGATAAGATATTTGATATCTCTTTAGAAACTCTGTTTTGGCTTAGTATTATGGGGTTTATTCAAATTCCATTTGCTATGTACTTTATTTTTATCTCAACAAAATATATAACCTCAGCAGAAGTTAGCCTCTTTACTACAATTGAAACTACTATGGCACCTATTTGGTTATGGATTTTTCTAAATGAAATTCCACCCAAAATGACAATAATTGGTGGAACTTTAGTAGTTTGTGCCATATTTATAAATGCTCTACCAAATATAATCAAAATGAAGAAAAAATAA
- a CDS encoding RraA family protein produces MDYKKFAELSPCDYAGPLQRESFMDAGIKELWTDIPRIAGPAFTVEMVAGDNLALHRAIYEAPKGSVIVAQTNSMDYAVSGGNVCAIAQKLGIAGFIIDGVVRDIGEVKQIKFPIFGRGVIPMPGIKKAVLPLNTPIVAGGINVYPGDIIVADEEGVAVIPKEKAEDIYSDAKQRVEEEAAMGLEKWAENHRKKIDSFYE; encoded by the coding sequence ATGGATTATAAAAAGTTTGCAGAGCTTAGTCCTTGTGATTATGCAGGACCTTTACAAAGAGAAAGTTTTATGGATGCAGGTATAAAAGAGTTATGGACTGATATTCCAAGAATTGCTGGGCCAGCTTTTACTGTAGAGATGGTTGCAGGTGATAATTTAGCATTACACAGAGCAATTTATGAAGCACCTAAAGGTTCAGTTATTGTAGCTCAAACAAACTCTATGGATTATGCTGTATCAGGTGGAAATGTATGTGCAATAGCACAAAAGCTTGGAATTGCTGGGTTTATTATAGATGGTGTTGTAAGAGATATAGGTGAAGTTAAACAAATAAAATTTCCAATTTTTGGTAGAGGTGTTATTCCAATGCCAGGAATTAAAAAAGCAGTACTTCCTTTAAATACTCCAATAGTTGCAGGTGGTATAAATGTATATCCTGGAGATATAATAGTTGCAGATGAAGAGGGTGTTGCTGTAATACCTAAAGAAAAAGCTGAAGATATTTATTCTGATGCAAAACAAAGAGTTGAAGAAGAAGCTGCAATGGGCTTAGAAAAATGGGCAGAAAATCATCGTAAGAAAATAGATTCTTTTTATGAATAA